One genomic segment of Vulpes lagopus strain Blue_001 chromosome 9, ASM1834538v1, whole genome shotgun sequence includes these proteins:
- the LOC121499030 gene encoding 60S ribosomal protein L17-like, giving the protein MVRYLLDPENPTKSRKSRGPNLLVHFKNTRETAQAIKGMHIRRATKYLKDVTLQKQRVPFHRYNGGVGRCAQAKQWGWMQGRWPKKSAEFLLHVLKNAESNAERKGLDVDSLVTVHIQVVKAPKMRHRTYRAHGRINPHMSSPCHSEMILTEKEQIVPKPEGEVTQKKKISQKKLKKQKLMAR; this is encoded by the coding sequence ATGGTTCGCTACTTGCTggacccagaaaaccctacaaaatcacGCAAGTCGAGAGGTCCAAATCTTCTTGTTCACTTTAAGAACACGCGTGAAactgcccaggccatcaagggtatgcaTATCCGAAGAGCCACCAAGtatctgaaagatgtcactttgcagaagcagCGTGTGCCATTCCATCGCTACAATGGTGGAGTTGGTAGGTGTGCGCAGgccaaacagtggggctggaTGCAGGGTCGGTGGCCCaagaagagtgctgaatttttactaCACGTGCTTAAAAATGCGGAGAGTAATGCTGAACGTAAGGGTTTAGATGTAGATTCTCTGGTCACTGTGCACATCCAGGTGGTCAAAGCCCCCAAGATGCGACATAGAACCTATAGGGCTCATGGCCGGATTAATCCACACatgagctctccctgccacagcgagatgattcttactgaaaaagagcagattgttcctaaaccagaagGGGAGgttacacagaagaaaaagatatcccagaagaaactgaagaaacaaaaacttatggcccggtag